In the Pseudanabaena sp. PCC 7367 genome, one interval contains:
- a CDS encoding GuaB3 family IMP dehydrogenase-related protein — protein MEIQIGRGKSARRAYGIDEIALVPGRSTLDPVLADTHWEIGGIRREIPIIASAMDSVVDVGMAIHLSNLGALGVINLDGLQTRYADTAPILDKIASVGKEEFVGLMQQLYAQPVQPELVKQRIQEIKSSGAIACASSVPANAWKYGQLAAEAGCDLFFVQSTVVSTTHLSPEGITSLDLAKFCAEMPFPVVLGNCVTYEVTMELLKAGAAGILVGIGPGAACTSRGVLGVGIPQATAVADCAAARDAYAQESDRYVPILADGGLITGGDICKSIACGADGVMIGSPLARAQEAPGRGYHWGMATPSPVLPRGTRIKVATTGSIEQILRGPAGLDDGTHNLLGALKTSMGTLGAKNIREMQQVEVVIAPSLLTEGKVYQKAQQLGMGK, from the coding sequence GTGGAAATTCAAATCGGGCGCGGTAAATCGGCGCGAAGGGCATATGGAATTGATGAGATTGCCCTAGTTCCAGGGCGCAGTACGCTCGATCCAGTGCTGGCAGATACCCATTGGGAAATTGGTGGGATTAGGCGAGAGATCCCCATCATTGCCAGTGCGATGGACAGTGTGGTGGATGTGGGCATGGCGATCCATCTATCTAATTTAGGCGCTCTGGGAGTTATTAACCTGGATGGATTGCAAACCCGCTATGCGGACACCGCCCCCATCCTCGATAAAATTGCCTCGGTTGGCAAGGAAGAATTTGTGGGTCTGATGCAGCAGCTCTATGCCCAGCCAGTCCAGCCAGAATTAGTCAAACAACGGATTCAAGAAATTAAAAGCAGCGGTGCGATCGCCTGTGCTAGCAGTGTTCCTGCCAATGCCTGGAAGTATGGCCAATTGGCCGCCGAAGCTGGGTGTGATTTGTTCTTTGTCCAATCCACCGTAGTTTCGACTACACACCTATCACCAGAGGGAATTACTTCCCTGGATTTAGCCAAATTCTGCGCCGAAATGCCCTTCCCCGTGGTTTTGGGCAACTGTGTCACCTATGAAGTAACGATGGAGTTGCTCAAGGCTGGCGCAGCGGGAATTTTAGTTGGGATCGGCCCTGGTGCTGCCTGTACTTCCAGGGGTGTGCTGGGGGTGGGCATTCCCCAAGCAACTGCGGTAGCTGATTGTGCTGCGGCGCGGGATGCCTATGCCCAGGAAAGTGACCGTTATGTGCCGATTCTGGCCGATGGTGGCCTGATTACCGGTGGTGATATTTGCAAGTCGATCGCCTGTGGTGCGGACGGCGTAATGATTGGTTCGCCTCTGGCCAGAGCCCAAGAAGCACCCGGTCGTGGCTATCACTGGGGTATGGCAACCCCTAGCCCAGTTTTACCCAGAGGCACCAGAATTAAGGTGGCCACCACTGGTAGCATTGAGCAGATTTTGCGCGGTCCGGCCGGCCTGGATGATGGTACTCACAATCTGCTGGGCGCACTCAAAACCAGTATGGGCACCCTGGGAGCCAAAAATATCCGCGAGATGCAACAGGTGGAAGTGGTGATCGCGCCATCTTTGCTAACTGAGGGTAAGGTGTATCAGAAAGCACAGCAACTTGGCATGGGTAAGTAA
- a CDS encoding aldo/keto reductase gives METRSLGKTNIQITPILMGTWQAGKRLWVGIEDSETTKAIRAAYEAGITTIDTAEVYGEGHSEKIVAAAISDVRDRVVIASKVFANHLKHDQVIEACDRSLKNLNTDYIDLYQIHWPPGSWGNEYVPLAETMGALNELKQAGKIRAIGVSNFSVAQIEEAAKYGEIESLQPPYSLFWRQPEAAGLVDYCGEHHISILSYSSLAQGILTGKFGPDHKFAEGDHRANSKLFQPDTYAKVQTALDQLRPIATKYNASLGNLCLAWLIATDRTKAKAQVNAIVGARNAEQASQNAAAAEIKLSDADIQKIDQISRPVNDSVEYGNMMWNF, from the coding sequence ATGGAAACACGATCGCTTGGTAAAACGAACATTCAAATCACCCCAATCCTGATGGGCACATGGCAAGCGGGAAAGCGCCTGTGGGTAGGAATCGAGGACAGCGAGACCACCAAGGCAATCAGGGCAGCCTATGAAGCTGGGATCACCACGATCGATACGGCGGAGGTATATGGCGAAGGTCACTCCGAAAAGATTGTGGCGGCGGCGATCTCAGATGTGCGCGATCGGGTGGTGATTGCTAGCAAGGTATTTGCCAACCACCTCAAGCACGACCAGGTAATCGAAGCCTGCGATCGATCGCTGAAAAACCTTAATACCGACTACATTGATCTTTATCAAATTCACTGGCCACCAGGAAGCTGGGGTAATGAATATGTGCCGCTAGCAGAAACAATGGGCGCATTGAACGAACTCAAGCAAGCGGGCAAAATCCGGGCGATCGGCGTGTCTAATTTTTCGGTGGCACAGATCGAAGAGGCGGCAAAATATGGCGAGATTGAAAGCCTGCAACCGCCCTATTCGCTTTTCTGGCGACAACCGGAAGCGGCTGGCCTGGTGGATTATTGCGGCGAGCATCATATTTCAATCCTGTCCTATTCATCATTGGCGCAGGGCATCTTAACCGGGAAGTTTGGCCCCGACCATAAATTTGCCGAGGGCGATCATCGCGCCAACAGTAAGCTATTTCAACCGGATACCTATGCCAAAGTACAAACCGCATTAGACCAGTTAAGGCCGATCGCTACTAAATATAACGCTAGCCTTGGCAATTTGTGCCTGGCCTGGTTGATCGCCACCGATCGCACTAAGGCTAAGGCTCAAGTCAATGCGATCGTGGGTGCCCGTAATGCCGAACAAGCTAGCCAGAATGCTGCTGCCGCTGAAATCAAGCTGAGCGATGCCGATATTCAAAAAATCGATCAAATCTCTCGCCCCGTCAACGACAGCGTTGAGTATGGCAACATGATGTGGAATTTTTAA
- a CDS encoding 2-phosphosulfolactate phosphatase family protein: MKLYTYHTPELTPDGQLPECAIVVDILRATTTIVTALAAGAEAVEVFADLDKLKSRSAEHPPELCLRAAERGGAPVAGFDLGNSPLDYTAERVSQKRIFMSTTNGTRAFQRVQAAPQVIAAAMLNLAAVVNYLSETNPAEVWIVGSGWEGTYSLEDTACAGAIAHEIKTALGDKCEWGNDESLAAACLYQQWRDRLEELFKEATHGQRLLKLDRHADIAYCASIDTHKVLPIQTSPGVLAVAPQHH, encoded by the coding sequence ATGAAGCTATATACCTATCACACTCCCGAACTAACACCAGATGGTCAACTGCCTGAGTGTGCCATTGTGGTAGATATTCTCCGCGCCACTACCACGATCGTAACTGCACTGGCAGCGGGAGCCGAGGCAGTTGAGGTGTTTGCCGATCTGGATAAATTAAAATCTCGCAGTGCCGAACATCCACCGGAATTATGTTTGCGAGCCGCTGAGCGTGGTGGCGCACCCGTTGCCGGATTTGATCTTGGCAATTCACCGCTGGACTATACCGCAGAGCGAGTCAGCCAGAAACGCATTTTCATGAGTACCACCAATGGCACCCGTGCTTTTCAGCGGGTACAGGCTGCCCCTCAGGTGATCGCAGCGGCAATGTTAAATCTGGCCGCAGTGGTTAATTATCTAAGTGAAACTAACCCAGCCGAAGTGTGGATTGTAGGCTCTGGTTGGGAGGGTACCTACTCTCTCGAAGACACTGCCTGTGCTGGGGCGATCGCCCATGAAATTAAAACTGCCCTGGGTGACAAATGTGAATGGGGCAACGATGAATCGCTGGCGGCTGCTTGTTTATATCAACAGTGGCGCGATCGATTGGAGGAATTATTTAAAGAGGCAACCCACGGTCAACGCCTATTGAAGCTCGATCGCCATGCCGATATTGCCTATTGCGCTAGTATAGACACCCACAAAGTTTTACCAATCCAGACTAGCCCAGGTGTATTGGCGGTTGCGCCGCAGCATCACTGA
- a CDS encoding glucose-6-phosphate isomerase, producing MNSATELWQRYQDWLYYHEELNFYVDISRIRFTADFVAQMQPKFEKAFADMQALEAGAIANPDEDRMVGHYWLRAPELAPNESLKHDITSTLSKVDTFAKKVIKGEIHPPHAAKFTDILSIGIGGSALGPEFVAQAMAVTNPLLNISFIDNTDPDGIDLVLGQLSARLATTLVVVISKSGGTPEAANGMKEAKYAYEQKGLEFNRYAVAITGEGSKLDRIAKEEGWIDTFAMYDWIGGRTSELSAVGLLPAALQGIDIMAMLEGAKVMDEATRIANLKQNPAALLALAWYSETNGKGEKDMVILPYKDRLLLFSRYLQQLVMESLGKEKDLDGNTVYQGIAVYGNKGSTDQHAYVQQLREGVNNFFATFIEVLSDRAPGNKGPELEPGIFAGDFLSGFWQGTRKALYENGRGSITVSIPEVSPRMIGALIALYERAVGLYGFLVNVNAYHQPGVEAGKKAAAVILDLQKKVMAVLDAETAGSASLSIADLAHKVGQPEAIETVYLIVRHLDANSRINLEGNTGNPSSLRVSSLL from the coding sequence ATGAATTCAGCCACTGAATTATGGCAACGCTATCAGGATTGGCTTTATTATCACGAAGAGTTAAATTTTTATGTTGACATCAGCCGGATTCGTTTCACAGCGGATTTTGTGGCACAGATGCAACCCAAATTTGAAAAAGCCTTTGCTGACATGCAAGCACTAGAAGCAGGGGCGATCGCCAACCCCGATGAAGATCGGATGGTGGGGCATTATTGGCTGCGTGCGCCTGAACTTGCCCCAAACGAATCATTAAAACATGACATTACCTCAACCCTCAGTAAAGTAGATACCTTTGCCAAAAAAGTAATTAAGGGTGAAATTCATCCACCCCATGCGGCCAAGTTTACCGATATCCTGTCGATCGGCATTGGTGGCTCGGCCTTGGGACCCGAATTTGTGGCACAGGCCATGGCTGTTACTAATCCATTATTGAATATTAGCTTTATTGACAACACCGATCCCGATGGCATTGATCTAGTGCTAGGTCAACTGAGCGCCAGGTTAGCTACTACCTTGGTGGTGGTAATTTCCAAGTCCGGTGGCACCCCGGAAGCCGCCAATGGGATGAAGGAAGCCAAATATGCCTATGAACAAAAGGGCCTGGAATTTAATCGCTATGCCGTGGCGATCACCGGCGAGGGCAGCAAGCTGGACAGGATCGCTAAGGAAGAGGGCTGGATTGATACCTTTGCGATGTATGACTGGATTGGTGGGCGCACCTCAGAGCTATCGGCGGTGGGCTTATTGCCGGCAGCACTCCAGGGAATCGATATTATGGCGATGCTGGAAGGCGCTAAGGTGATGGACGAAGCCACCCGGATCGCCAACCTCAAGCAAAACCCAGCGGCGTTGCTAGCATTGGCTTGGTATTCTGAAACCAATGGCAAAGGTGAAAAAGATATGGTGATCTTGCCCTATAAGGATCGCTTGCTGTTGTTCAGTCGCTATTTGCAACAGTTGGTGATGGAATCGCTGGGTAAGGAAAAAGACTTAGATGGTAATACGGTCTATCAGGGCATTGCGGTCTATGGCAATAAGGGCTCAACCGATCAACATGCCTATGTGCAACAACTGCGCGAAGGGGTGAATAATTTCTTTGCCACGTTCATTGAGGTGCTGAGCGATCGCGCCCCTGGCAACAAAGGCCCCGAACTCGAACCAGGTATTTTTGCTGGTGATTTTCTGTCTGGCTTCTGGCAGGGCACCCGCAAAGCTTTGTATGAAAATGGTCGTGGTTCAATTACAGTCAGCATTCCCGAAGTTTCACCACGCATGATCGGCGCTTTGATCGCGCTCTATGAACGGGCGGTTGGGCTATATGGTTTTTTGGTGAATGTCAATGCTTATCATCAACCTGGTGTGGAAGCGGGTAAGAAGGCAGCGGCAGTAATTCTGGATCTACAAAAGAAAGTGATGGCGGTTTTGGATGCGGAAACGGCTGGTTCTGCTTCTTTGTCGATCGCGGATCTTGCTCATAAAGTCGGCCAACCGGAGGCGATCGAAACGGTCTATTTGATCGTGCGCCATCTGGATGCCAACTCACGCATTAATCTAGAAGGTAATACGGGCAATCCCAGTAGTTTGCGGGTGTCGTCTTTGCTTTAG
- the hpf gene encoding ribosome hibernation-promoting factor, HPF/YfiA family, whose product MKLVIQGKNIEITDAIHDYVSQKIDKAVSHFQNMTTEVDVHLSVARNPRIAANQAAEVTIYANGAVIRAEERSENLYASIDLVADKISRKLRKFKERKKNRNAVKTSVAVVEQAPLPVPQGDRQPTMPEKVVRNKYFNMPPMSVDEALEQLELVDHDFFVFRNLESNEINVVYERNHGGFGVIQPHGNGHRS is encoded by the coding sequence ATGAAATTAGTAATTCAAGGCAAAAACATTGAAATCACTGACGCTATCCATGACTATGTTAGTCAGAAGATCGATAAGGCCGTTAGTCACTTCCAAAATATGACCACCGAAGTGGACGTGCATTTATCGGTTGCCCGCAATCCCCGCATTGCCGCCAATCAAGCCGCAGAGGTCACGATCTATGCCAACGGGGCGGTAATTAGAGCCGAAGAGAGAAGTGAAAATCTTTATGCCAGTATTGATCTTGTTGCCGATAAAATTTCCCGCAAACTGCGCAAGTTCAAGGAGCGCAAAAAAAACCGTAATGCGGTAAAAACCAGCGTCGCCGTAGTTGAGCAAGCACCTTTACCAGTGCCCCAGGGCGATCGGCAACCAACCATGCCAGAAAAGGTGGTTCGCAACAAATACTTCAACATGCCACCGATGTCCGTGGATGAGGCCTTGGAACAACTCGAACTAGTCGATCATGACTTCTTTGTATTTCGCAATCTTGAATCCAATGAAATCAATGTGGTCTATGAGCGCAATCATGGCGGTTTTGGCGTAATCCAGCCCCACGGTAATGGTCATCGGTCATAG